CTGATTAGGTCAAACGCGCATTTCGGGGTTGTGTAGCACCGAACTTCCCAATGATTAAATGGCGACTGGTAACAAGACTGCTTGTTATAGCCAGTCTTCCGTATCCTGATGGCCTAAGATAGTCATGATTTCGACTATGCCGCCATTGATCCGGTAATAAATGCTGTCGGTGCCATACGCGCTACGCCTGTACCCAGCACGGAAGAGTCAACGGCCTGATATAGATAAGGCTGTTCAGCGATTTGTGCAAAACGATCAAGCATCCCTTGATGATATTGATCGGCTCTCTGATTACCCTGCGTTTAAGCGCCGTATAACCAGATTCTCTTCAAATCGGCGCGGGCTTTTTTCGAAAGTTTATAAGAGCCCATCTTGCCGTGCTTCTTCCTTGAAGTTGGCCAATAAATCGTCCGGCTGCTCGTCGATAAAACCACTCTGTTCCGCTTTAATCAGTTCAGAACGAATGTGTTCTATTTCAAGCTGCCGCCGCCGTGCCTGACGGATAAGATCGTTAATCACTTCGCTCTTACTGCTGTACTCTGCACTGGCGACTTGAGCCTTCAACCATTCGTCGTTGGGTTCCGATACGGATATGCTTTGTCTTACCCTTTCAAAAACAGGTTGTACACCAATATAGCGCCAATTTTGCACCACATAAAACAAAATACAGCGTCCAAAAAACGGACGTTTTTTGGACTTGTTAACCTTTCACTTTCTGCAATTAGTTCCGGTCGAAAATTGCGCTGATTGCTGGTTTGTGGATTTTCGATTGCAAGTCGCTACAGATAACTCGAAGCTCGCTTTTCCACGCACACCATCAAACACAGCCTCTTTCGCTTAACCCGCTATACAGTTTTCGACTCCCGCTCCGCTCTAAGCATTACGCGCTAACACGACTTTGGAATCGGTTCAATTGCCGTGGCGACAATTGCAACAAGCCATCACAAAAATTAACGCTTGCGATAGCAAGAAAATCGGCGTTAATATATCGACTCGATATGATATCGACTCGATCAACTACTGTGGAGTCCACCCATGTTTAAACTACTCACATCCTTTTCTATTGCCTTGTTTTTAGCTTTGCATAATAGCGTCACGCTTGCGGCCACCAGCGTACAAGCACCCACCCAATTGGCGTTTGCGCATGCACAGGCCTACGACGAGTTAGCCGCCAGCCTGATAGTCTGCCTGCTGATTATCGGCATCTATGCTTTTTATTGGCTAAAGCAAAAAGCATAACTGCCCACAACCTAATTTAACGATTAACAAGCAGCCTGCATTTTGCCGTCATGCCCATCGACATGAGCGAGTATGGCTTAAAACCAAAACTATAACTTCTTTAAGGCGCGCTGCTCATCCCACAGGAGGCGGTTTATGAAAACGCAACTACGTTATTATCTTAGTAATATACCCCAGGACCTATCGGCCGGGGTTGTGGTGTTCCTGGTCGCCCTGCCCTTATGTCTAGGCATAGCGCTGGCGTCCGGAGCACCTCTATTTTCAGGCATTATAGCCGGCATCGTCGGCGGCCTGATTGTCTCGTGGATGAGCGGCTCTCAACTCAGCGTCTCCGGGCCGGCGGCGGGCTTAACGGTGATCGTGTTTACAGCCATCGAAACCCTGGGCAATTTCAATGCATTCTTGTTGAGTCTGGTGATCGCCGGGGTTTTACAATTGGGCTTGGGATTTTTCAAAGCCGGCGCGATTGCCGCATTTTTTCCCGCTTCGGTCATAAAAGGCATGCTGGCCGCCATCGGCATGATCTTGATTATCAAGCAAATTCCGCATGCCACGGGTTACGATGCCAGTTACCTGGGCGACGAAAGCTATATGCAGGAAACGGCCCGGTCGAGCTTCTTCGAACTCTCGCAAGCCTTGCACAGCATTTCGCCGGGAGCCACACTGGTCAGCTGTGTAGCGGTAATGATTCTGATCGCGTGGGAATCTCGCTGGATAAAGCGTTTCGCACTGCTAAGAAGCATCCCCGGCCCCTTGCTGGCGGTTGCTTGGGGAATTGCCTATAACGGCTGGACCTTACAATATGCGCCGGATTGGGCGCTAGGCGCCAAACATCTGGTCTCGTTGCCGGAACTGGGCTCTACCCGTAATTTCGTCTACCAGTTGCGTTTACCGGATTTCAATGCTTTATATAACCCGAAGATTTACAGCATTGCAGCAACCCTGGCCATTGTAGCCAGCCTGGAAACGCTGTTAAGCGTCGAAGCCGTCGATAAGCTGGATCCGCACAAACGGGTCACCCCCACCAATTTGGAACTGAAAGCCCAAGGCATGGGTAATATCATCAGCGGCATGCTGGGCGGCCTGCCCATCACCGCCGTGATCGTGCGCAGTGCCGCCAATATCAACGCCGGCGGCCAGACCCGGCTGTCGTGCTTTTTCCACGGCGGCTTATTACTGGTAAGCGTAGTGTTTTTCGCCCATTATCTAAACATGATTCCCCTGGCCTGCCTTGCCGCCATCCTGCTGCAAACCGGCTACAAATTAGCCAAACCGATGCTGTTCATCGAGTTTTACCGCAAAGGTTTAAATCAGTTCGCCCCGTTTGCCATTACCGTATTTGCTATTCTGTTGACCGACCTGTTGGCCGGTATCAGCATCGGCATGGCCTGCGGGATATTCTTTGTGTTGCGGGCGGATTTTCATTCCGCCATGACCTTAACCAAGCACGGTTCGCACTACTTGCTCAGGTTACATAAAGATGTATCGTTCTTAAATAAATCCCTGCTGCGCAATCACTTTGCCTGTGTTGCCGATGATAGCGATTTGATCATAGACGGCAGCAAAGCCTTGTTTATAGACCAGGATATTTTGGAAACTATCGCCGAGTTTCTGATCGCGGCGCCGGACCGCAATATCAATGTGGCGTTACAAGGTTTTGCCGGCGATTCGCCGCTGCATGAAACGAGTCTGACTTTTGCGCCCAGACTGGCCGCTGTCGGCGGACATGCCTGAGCGTTTAACGTTTAGATTTGCTTAAACCTCGCGCCGGCCGGCAAAGGCATGCGCCAAGGTACCGCTGTCGATGAACTCCAACTCGCCGCCCATCGGTACCCCGTGGGCGATGCGGGTGGCGCGAATGTTGAATTTGTTGGCGATTTCGCCGATGAAATGCGCGGTGGCTTGACCTTCTATGGTGGAATTGGTGGCCAGAATGATTTCTTTTATGGCGCCGCCGGCCAAGCGTTGCTCCAACTTGTCGATGCCCAGTTCGTCGGGACCGATACCGTCCAGCGGCGACAAACGGCCGTGCAACACGAAATATTTGCCTTTAAAACTGGTGGCCTGATCGATGACCCAGACATCGGCGGCGCTTTCCACCACGCACAGCAGGTCGTCCTCGCGCAATCGGTTAGCGCATATCTCGCAAACTTCGGTTTCGGTCAAAGTACGGCAATCCCGGCAATAGCCTATCTTGTCCATGGCTTGCGCCAATACCAGACTCAGTTGCCGACCGCCGTCGCGATTGCGCTGCAATAAATGAAACGCCATGCGCTGAGCCGATTTGGGGCCCACGCCCGGCAAACAACACAGGCTTTGAATCAGTTCTTTCAGCAAACCCGCGTTCTGCATGGTTAGAACGGCATTTGAAATCCGGGCGGTAAAGGCATGCCGGCGGTCACATCGGCCATTTTGTCTTTTTTCATTTTACCGACCTTGTGTACCGCATCGTTGATGGCCGCGGCCACCAAATCTTCCAGCATATCCTTGTCGTCGCCTACCAGGGATGGGTCGATACTGACTTTGCGAACTTCGCGTTTGCCGGTCATAACGATCGTCACCAAGCCGCCGCCGGCCTCGCCTTGCACTTCCATCGCGGCCAGCTCTTCCTGAACTTTTTTGAAGTTGTCTTGCATTTTTTGGGCTTGCTGCATAATGCCTGCGAGTGCGTTTTTCATGGTCTCTCCCATTTAGTTAAGCGGTTCAATACTGCCGGGCAAAATTCTGGCGTCGAATTCGTCTCTCAAAGCCTGAACATTCGGATCGTTATTAATGGCATCCACTGCGGCCTGCTGTCTGTCCTCGCGGGCTTTTTGCTGCTCCAGCGCCGGCGTCATTTGCTGACTGATTTGCGGGGTGATCTGTAATTTTAAAGGTCTGCCGTAATATTTTTGCAAGGCGTCGCGTAATTTTTCTTCGGCGATGGTTCCCACTCGCTGAAAGCCGGGGTCGATCAGCAAGCGGCAGACATTATCGTCCATGCCGTCCAAGATGCAATTGTTGGCCAGTTCGCGGGTGCGGCCGCCGATTTGCAGCGCGGCGATGATTTGATTCCAATTACCGGATTGCGCGACTTGCCCGCCCGGCTGAACCTGCTGAACCTGCTGAACCTGCTGAACCTGCTGAACCTGCTGAACCTGCGGCTCGCTGACCGCCGGCTGCTTGGCCGGAGTCTCGGCATTGCTTACGGATTGTGGCGCTATCGGTTTCGCGGCGACTGCAGGATTTGCTGCTGTTGTCGCCGTTGGCGCCGTAACGGGAACTGCAACCGGTTGCGCGTTGCCGGTCTGAGGACGAAACGCCAACATCCTCAGCAGCACCATTTCAAAACCGCTGCGCGGATCGGGCGCCAAATCCAGGTCCCGTTGGCCGATTAGGCCGATTTGATAATACAATTGCACGTCTTCCGGCGCTAAAGTCTGCGCCAGCGCCTGCAATAACTGTTGATCGAATTCATGATCGACAAAATCCGGCAGTTGCTGCAACAAAGCCACCCGATGCAACACCCGCAGCATCTGCTGCAAAATATCGGCAAAATCCGGTGTCAATTCCGCTACGTCGGCAATTTTAGCCAATAGGGCCTTAGCATCTTGTTTGGCCAATGCACGCAATATATCGTCTATCGGCTGTTGTGCAACCGTACCCAGCATGCCGGTGACGTCGGCCAGATTGACGCTGCCGCTGCCGTAGACGATCGCCTGATCCAGCAGACTCAAACCGTCGCGCATGCTGCCGTCGGCGGCTCTGGATAATAATTTGATTGCAGCGGGATCGAAACCGATCTGCTCTTCGCCCAGAATAAAACTCATCTGCCGTTCGATTTGCTCCGGCAACAGCCGCTTTAAATTGAATTGCAGACAACGGGACAACACGGTGACCGGAATCTTGTGCGGGTCGGTAGTGGCCAGCAAAAATTTGACGTGCGGCGGCGGTTCTTCCAGGGTTTTTAGCAGCGCATTGAAACTATGCCCGGACAGCATGTGCACTTCGTCGATCAGATAGACTTTGTAGCGACCCTGATTGGGCGCGTATTGCGCGTTGTCGAGTAAATCGCGCGTATCTTCGACCTTGGTGCGGGAGGCGGCATCGACCTCGATCAAGTCCATGAAACGGCCTTGCTCGAAATCCAGACAAACCGGGCAGGCGCCGCAGGGGTTGCTGTCCTGCAAGTTTTCGCAATTGATAGCTTTGGCTAAGATCCGCGCCACGGTGGTTTTACCGACCCCACGGGTACCGGTAAACAAATAGGCGTGGTGCAATCGATCATGCTGCAAAGCATGTATCAAGGATTGGCTGACGTGTTCCTGGCCGACTAATTGGGAGAAATTACTGGGACGCCATTTTCTGGCAAGAACCTGATAAGCCATTGGCAACCAAGACAGGGAATGGGCGGTTACCATGCCAGCCACATCCCGGCACACGAATCTGCTGCTACCGTTGCTCCCTTCCGGGCCTGGCGGGGTTTACAGCGTATCGTTGCGAGAGGACCGACACAGTAACCATAAAAACATCGGCTGCCGCCGAAGACTGCGTATTATCCTTAATTCGCAGCCGGTTGGCAAGCCGCTTATTGAAAATTAATCGATTTAATCGCCGTACCCATCGCATGCGCGAACGAAGCGCCGAATTTTCCGGCCAGACGATCGATCAAACGTTCCTGCGGGGTAAAGTTGACTTTGGTTTCGGTGCCCAACACGTCCCGCGCCACCGAATCCACGCTGCCGAAGTCGTCAGCCAGTCCCAACTTGACACCTTCCTCGCCGGTCCAAACCAAACCCGAAAACATTTCCGGAGTTTCCTTCAGGCGATCGCCCCGCCCCTGCTTGACCGCGGCAATGAATTGCTGGTGTACTTGATCCAACAGGGACTGCATGTGCTGCTCCTC
This sequence is a window from Methylomonas methanica MC09. Protein-coding genes within it:
- a CDS encoding ribbon-helix-helix domain-containing protein; this translates as MVQNWRYIGVQPVFERVRQSISVSEPNDEWLKAQVASAEYSSKSEVINDLIRQARRRQLEIEHIRSELIKAEQSGFIDEQPDDLLANFKEEARQDGLL
- the recR gene encoding recombination mediator RecR, with the translated sequence MQNAGLLKELIQSLCCLPGVGPKSAQRMAFHLLQRNRDGGRQLSLVLAQAMDKIGYCRDCRTLTETEVCEICANRLREDDLLCVVESAADVWVIDQATSFKGKYFVLHGRLSPLDGIGPDELGIDKLEQRLAGGAIKEIILATNSTIEGQATAHFIGEIANKFNIRATRIAHGVPMGGELEFIDSGTLAHAFAGRREV
- a CDS encoding YbaB/EbfC family nucleoid-associated protein — protein: MKNALAGIMQQAQKMQDNFKKVQEELAAMEVQGEAGGGLVTIVMTGKREVRKVSIDPSLVGDDKDMLEDLVAAAINDAVHKVGKMKKDKMADVTAGMPLPPGFQMPF
- the dnaX gene encoding DNA polymerase III subunit gamma/tau, yielding MAYQVLARKWRPSNFSQLVGQEHVSQSLIHALQHDRLHHAYLFTGTRGVGKTTVARILAKAINCENLQDSNPCGACPVCLDFEQGRFMDLIEVDAASRTKVEDTRDLLDNAQYAPNQGRYKVYLIDEVHMLSGHSFNALLKTLEEPPPHVKFLLATTDPHKIPVTVLSRCLQFNLKRLLPEQIERQMSFILGEEQIGFDPAAIKLLSRAADGSMRDGLSLLDQAIVYGSGSVNLADVTGMLGTVAQQPIDDILRALAKQDAKALLAKIADVAELTPDFADILQQMLRVLHRVALLQQLPDFVDHEFDQQLLQALAQTLAPEDVQLYYQIGLIGQRDLDLAPDPRSGFEMVLLRMLAFRPQTGNAQPVAVPVTAPTATTAANPAVAAKPIAPQSVSNAETPAKQPAVSEPQVQQVQQVQQVQQVQQVQPGGQVAQSGNWNQIIAALQIGGRTRELANNCILDGMDDNVCRLLIDPGFQRVGTIAEEKLRDALQKYYGRPLKLQITPQISQQMTPALEQQKAREDRQQAAVDAINNDPNVQALRDEFDARILPGSIEPLN
- a CDS encoding SulP family inorganic anion transporter, producing MKTQLRYYLSNIPQDLSAGVVVFLVALPLCLGIALASGAPLFSGIIAGIVGGLIVSWMSGSQLSVSGPAAGLTVIVFTAIETLGNFNAFLLSLVIAGVLQLGLGFFKAGAIAAFFPASVIKGMLAAIGMILIIKQIPHATGYDASYLGDESYMQETARSSFFELSQALHSISPGATLVSCVAVMILIAWESRWIKRFALLRSIPGPLLAVAWGIAYNGWTLQYAPDWALGAKHLVSLPELGSTRNFVYQLRLPDFNALYNPKIYSIAATLAIVASLETLLSVEAVDKLDPHKRVTPTNLELKAQGMGNIISGMLGGLPITAVIVRSAANINAGGQTRLSCFFHGGLLLVSVVFFAHYLNMIPLACLAAILLQTGYKLAKPMLFIEFYRKGLNQFAPFAITVFAILLTDLLAGISIGMACGIFFVLRADFHSAMTLTKHGSHYLLRLHKDVSFLNKSLLRNHFACVADDSDLIIDGSKALFIDQDILETIAEFLIAAPDRNINVALQGFAGDSPLHETSLTFAPRLAAVGGHA